In the genome of Cupriavidus malaysiensis, one region contains:
- a CDS encoding YeaH/YhbH family protein → MATVIDRRENGGGKSTVNKQRFIKRYREQIRQAVAKAVSGRKIMDIEQSGQVSIPVKDISEPVFHHGHGGRREWVHPGNKKFVRGDSFDRQQQGGGGGGSQASDSGEGEDDFVFTLSREDFLNFFFEDMALPDMAKRHLAKIAEVRKVRAGFSLDGTPSNLSILRTMRSSLGRRIALSSPYQRKLRELEHEYGEVLEQDGPYGERALELMQEMRHLRSCLDRVPFIEKLDLRYNNRVLRKRPQAQAVMFCVMDVSGSMDESRKDLAKRFFMLLYLFLKRNYERIDVVFIRHHTVAKEVEEDDFFHSRESGGTVVSSALKLMAEVIQNRYPPSQWNIYCAQASDGDNWAGDSELCGRLLRESILPLVQYYAYVEVASEEPQNLWEEYLTVKAGHENFAMQRIITADEIYPVLHDLFQKRAA, encoded by the coding sequence ATGGCCACGGTCATCGATCGGCGCGAGAACGGCGGTGGCAAGAGTACCGTCAACAAGCAGCGCTTCATCAAGCGCTACCGGGAGCAGATCCGCCAGGCGGTGGCGAAGGCGGTGTCGGGCCGGAAGATCATGGACATCGAGCAGAGCGGGCAGGTGTCCATTCCGGTCAAGGACATCTCCGAACCCGTCTTCCACCACGGCCACGGCGGGCGGCGCGAGTGGGTCCACCCGGGCAACAAGAAGTTCGTCCGGGGGGACAGCTTCGACCGCCAGCAGCAGGGCGGCGGTGGCGGCGGCTCCCAGGCGAGCGACTCGGGGGAGGGCGAGGACGATTTCGTCTTCACGCTTTCCCGCGAGGATTTCCTCAATTTCTTCTTCGAGGACATGGCGCTGCCGGACATGGCCAAGCGCCACCTGGCCAAGATTGCGGAAGTGCGCAAGGTGCGCGCCGGCTTCTCGCTGGACGGCACGCCGTCCAACCTGTCGATCCTGCGCACCATGCGCAGTTCGCTGGGGCGGCGTATCGCGCTCTCCAGTCCCTACCAGCGCAAGCTGCGCGAGCTGGAGCACGAGTACGGCGAAGTGCTCGAGCAGGACGGCCCTTATGGCGAGCGCGCGCTCGAGCTGATGCAGGAGATGCGCCACCTGCGTTCCTGCCTGGACCGGGTGCCCTTCATCGAGAAGCTGGACCTGCGCTACAACAACCGGGTGCTGCGCAAGCGTCCGCAGGCGCAGGCGGTGATGTTCTGCGTGATGGACGTGTCGGGCTCGATGGACGAGAGCCGCAAGGATCTCGCCAAGCGCTTCTTCATGCTGCTCTACCTGTTCCTGAAGCGCAACTACGAGCGCATCGACGTGGTCTTCATCCGGCACCACACGGTGGCCAAGGAAGTGGAGGAGGACGATTTCTTCCATTCGCGCGAGTCCGGCGGCACCGTGGTGTCGAGCGCGCTCAAGCTGATGGCCGAGGTGATCCAGAACCGCTATCCGCCCAGCCAGTGGAATATCTACTGCGCCCAGGCATCGGACGGCGACAACTGGGCCGGCGATTCGGAACTGTGCGGCCGCCTGCTGCGCGAGTCCATCCTGCCGCTGGTGCAGTACTACGCCTATGTGGAAGTTGCGTCCGAGGAACCACAGAATCTCTGGGAAGAGTATCTTACGGTGAAGGCCGGGCACGAGAACTTCGCGATGCAGCGCATCATCACCGCGGACGAGATCTATCCGGTCCTGCATGACCTGTTCCAGAAGCGGGCGGCGTGA
- a CDS encoding SpoVR family protein, with protein MAYLSTGSEWTFELIRRYDQEIARIAGEFGLDTYPNQIEIITAEQMLDAYASAGLPVGYSHWSYGKHFLASERSYQRGHMGLAYEIVINSNPCIAYLMEENTMPMQALTIAHACYGHNSFFKGNYLFRTWTNADAIIDYLLFAKNYVAECEQRYGEQEVEALLDSCHALQNYGVDRYKRPKKLSITEEKARQAERENYLQMQVNDLWRTLPKHRSHALATEDEAPEPEPQFPPEPQENLLYFIEKNAPKLQPWQREIVRIVRKVAQYFYPQRQTKVMNEGWATFWHYTILHRLYDEKLVNDAFMLELLQAHTNVIYQPPYHSPYYSGLNPYTLGFLMFQDIRRICEDPTEEDRRWAPEIAGSDWHQTLDFAMRNFKDESFLLQFLSPRVIRELKLFSVLDDDREGKLRVTAIHDDEGYRLIRQLLASQYDLSNMEPNIQVTNVDVGGDRSLTLRHLQSSRRPLAHNYEEVVRHVTRLWGFTTRLEVVYEDGRREMKYECRPERRHRKAA; from the coding sequence ATGGCTTATCTCTCCACCGGTTCGGAGTGGACCTTCGAGCTGATCCGGCGCTATGACCAGGAAATCGCCCGCATCGCCGGCGAATTCGGCCTGGATACCTACCCGAACCAGATCGAGATCATCACCGCCGAGCAGATGCTGGACGCCTATGCGTCGGCCGGGCTGCCGGTCGGCTACAGCCACTGGTCCTACGGCAAGCATTTCCTCGCCTCGGAGCGCAGCTACCAGCGCGGCCACATGGGGCTGGCCTACGAGATCGTCATCAACTCGAATCCGTGCATCGCCTACCTGATGGAGGAGAACACCATGCCCATGCAGGCGCTGACCATCGCGCACGCCTGCTACGGCCACAACTCCTTCTTCAAGGGCAACTACCTGTTCCGCACCTGGACCAACGCGGACGCCATCATCGACTACCTGCTGTTCGCCAAGAACTACGTGGCGGAATGCGAGCAGCGCTATGGCGAGCAGGAGGTGGAAGCGCTGCTCGACTCCTGCCACGCGCTGCAGAACTACGGCGTGGACCGCTACAAGCGCCCCAAGAAGCTGTCGATCACCGAGGAAAAGGCGCGCCAGGCGGAGCGCGAGAACTACCTGCAGATGCAGGTCAACGACTTGTGGCGGACCCTGCCCAAGCACCGCTCGCACGCGCTCGCCACCGAGGACGAGGCGCCGGAGCCGGAACCGCAGTTCCCGCCGGAGCCGCAGGAGAACCTGCTCTACTTCATCGAGAAGAACGCGCCCAAGCTGCAGCCGTGGCAGCGCGAGATCGTGCGCATCGTGCGCAAGGTCGCGCAGTACTTCTACCCGCAGCGGCAGACCAAGGTGATGAACGAGGGCTGGGCGACCTTCTGGCACTACACCATCCTGCACCGGCTGTACGACGAGAAGCTGGTCAACGACGCCTTCATGCTGGAGCTGCTGCAGGCGCATACCAACGTCATCTACCAGCCGCCGTACCACAGCCCCTACTACAGCGGCCTCAATCCCTACACGCTCGGCTTCCTGATGTTCCAGGACATCCGCCGCATCTGCGAGGACCCGACCGAGGAAGACCGCCGCTGGGCGCCCGAGATCGCCGGCAGCGACTGGCACCAGACGCTGGACTTCGCCATGCGCAACTTCAAGGACGAGAGCTTCCTGCTGCAGTTCCTCTCGCCGCGCGTGATCCGCGAATTGAAGCTGTTCTCGGTGCTGGACGATGACCGCGAGGGCAAGCTGCGCGTGACCGCCATCCACGATGACGAGGGCTACCGCCTGATCCGCCAGCTGCTGGCCAGCCAGTACGACCTGTCGAACATGGAACCCAATATCCAGGTGACCAATGTCGACGTCGGCGGCGACCGTTCGCTGACGCTGCGCCACCTGCAGAGCAGCCGGCGTCCGCTGGCGCACAACTACGAAGAGGTCGTGCGCCATGTGACGCGGCTGTGGGGCTTCACCACGCGGCTGGAAGTGGTGTACGAGGACGGCCGCCGCGAAATGAAGTACGAATGCCGGCCGGAGCGCCGGCACCGCAAGGCCGCCTAG
- a CDS encoding protoporphyrinogen/coproporphyrinogen oxidase, translating to MSAPTDLPAAPASPAPLSPHAGPPLPSGTGPASHQGQPASVLVVGAGIAGLAAAWHLAQAGLRVRVLEAGDAPGGRMSTVAAGQHLFERGAQFLSSGYTAVPQLAAAAGLAPARPLASTASAVVRAGRPRRLRATHATDPLRSGLLGTAEWLRMGMALWGVRGPLGTLALNDLGAWADFDRESAATWLGRRRAGGALAYVSEPVLHGFYFLDPETTSAALALQVSAFGWRRQATTALASGMQSLPHKLAQSLPVSYGHRVEQIVQDGQGVRASGPGFEARADYLVCAMPAPHARRAWRDADTLARRLMETPYSRTINLGLLTRPGFRPPPALQNLYGLLVPRTERRHIAAIALEAGKLGPAPDGAQVINVMLSDSAAAARLGASDASVLADVLPELEEYLPGISHALADCLVSRWEHAMPCADVGHARDVQAYRTRRPAGGQRVFLAGDYLNAPFTDAAALSGQWAAQALLATAALPTAAARRD from the coding sequence ATGTCCGCACCGACCGACCTCCCCGCCGCACCGGCCTCCCCCGCTCCCCTCTCCCCCCACGCCGGACCGCCCCTGCCCAGCGGCACGGGCCCTGCCTCCCACCAGGGCCAGCCCGCTTCGGTGCTGGTGGTGGGTGCAGGCATCGCCGGCCTGGCTGCCGCCTGGCATCTGGCCCAGGCCGGCCTGCGCGTGCGCGTGCTGGAAGCCGGCGATGCCCCGGGGGGACGGATGAGCACGGTGGCAGCGGGACAGCACCTGTTCGAGCGCGGCGCCCAGTTCCTGTCGTCCGGCTATACGGCGGTGCCGCAGCTGGCCGCTGCCGCCGGGCTGGCGCCGGCGCGCCCGCTCGCCAGCACGGCCAGCGCCGTGGTGCGCGCCGGCCGGCCGCGCCGCCTGCGCGCCACCCATGCCACCGATCCGCTGCGCAGCGGCCTGCTCGGCACGGCCGAGTGGCTGCGCATGGGCATGGCGCTATGGGGCGTGCGCGGCCCGCTCGGCACCCTTGCGCTCAATGACCTGGGCGCCTGGGCCGACTTCGACCGCGAATCGGCCGCCACCTGGCTCGGGCGGCGGCGCGCCGGCGGCGCCCTGGCCTATGTCAGCGAGCCGGTATTGCACGGCTTCTATTTCCTCGACCCCGAAACGACCTCGGCCGCACTGGCCTTGCAGGTGAGCGCCTTCGGCTGGCGCCGCCAGGCCACCACCGCCCTGGCCAGCGGCATGCAGAGCCTGCCGCACAAGCTGGCGCAGTCGCTGCCGGTCAGCTACGGCCACCGGGTCGAGCAGATCGTGCAGGACGGCCAGGGCGTGCGTGCCAGCGGGCCGGGCTTCGAGGCGCGCGCCGACTACCTGGTCTGCGCGATGCCCGCGCCACACGCCCGCCGCGCCTGGCGCGACGCCGACACGCTTGCGCGCCGGCTGATGGAAACGCCGTACAGCCGCACCATCAATCTCGGCCTCTTGACCCGTCCCGGCTTCCGCCCGCCCCCCGCCCTGCAGAACCTGTATGGCCTGCTCGTGCCGCGCACGGAGCGGCGTCACATTGCCGCCATCGCGCTGGAGGCCGGCAAGCTGGGACCCGCCCCGGACGGCGCGCAGGTGATCAATGTGATGCTCAGCGACAGCGCCGCGGCCGCGCGCCTGGGCGCCAGCGACGCCAGCGTGCTGGCCGACGTGCTGCCGGAACTGGAGGAGTATCTGCCGGGGATCTCGCACGCGCTGGCCGATTGCCTGGTGTCGCGCTGGGAACACGCGATGCCGTGCGCCGACGTCGGCCATGCGCGGGACGTGCAGGCCTACCGCACCCGCCGGCCGGCCGGCGGGCAGCGCGTCTTCCTGGCGGGCGACTACCTGAACGCGCCCTTCACCGACGCGGCCGCCCTCAGCGGCCAGTGGGCCGCGCAAGCACTGCTCGCGACCGCGGCCTTGCCGACGGCGGCCGCGCGCCGCGACTAA
- a CDS encoding TetR/AcrR family transcriptional regulator, whose translation MSTAAPPAEPARRRKPTQSRARFTVDAILDAAARLLAGQEHEDGAAPSTDRIAELAGVSIGTLYQYFPDRDAIVRALVQREREAALARLDELVAQGAQALAGRSDGPPCGDAARQGMRALLRAYVAAYVRSFGGEGAAGRALARLAWRHDREEDALVALRAAGERLAAQLQALEMPGLRVPGPAQMYVLTRALFGSVRAASLERSPLLGTAAFEAELVRLCWAMLWDEGHGA comes from the coding sequence ATGTCCACCGCCGCTCCTCCCGCCGAGCCCGCCCGGCGCCGCAAGCCCACGCAATCACGTGCCCGCTTCACCGTCGATGCCATCCTGGATGCCGCCGCACGCCTGCTGGCCGGGCAGGAGCACGAGGACGGCGCGGCGCCGTCCACCGACCGTATCGCCGAGCTCGCCGGCGTGTCGATCGGCACGCTCTACCAGTATTTCCCGGACCGCGATGCCATCGTGCGGGCGCTGGTCCAGCGGGAACGCGAGGCCGCGCTGGCCAGGCTCGACGAGCTGGTCGCACAGGGCGCGCAGGCGCTGGCTGGCCGCAGCGATGGCCCGCCTTGCGGCGATGCCGCCCGGCAAGGGATGCGCGCGCTGCTGCGGGCCTATGTGGCGGCCTACGTGCGCAGCTTCGGCGGCGAAGGCGCGGCGGGACGGGCGCTGGCGCGGCTGGCGTGGCGCCACGATCGGGAGGAGGATGCGCTGGTCGCGCTGCGCGCGGCCGGGGAACGCCTCGCCGCCCAGTTGCAGGCGCTCGAGATGCCGGGCCTGCGCGTGCCGGGACCGGCCCAGATGTACGTGCTGACGCGGGCGCTGTTCGGCAGCGTGCGCGCCGCCTCGCTGGAGCGTTCTCCCCTGCTCGGCACCGCTGCCTTCGAGGCGGAACTGGTGCGCCTGTGCTGGGCGATGCTGTGGGACGAGGGCCACGGCGCCTGA
- a CDS encoding Bug family tripartite tricarboxylate transporter substrate binding protein: protein MPNRRTWLAASLATLATLGPWTAGAAQAASDFPAHPIRLVVPFPAGGPTDLVSRVIAKQMSESFGQQVMVDNRPGANGNIAAEMVAKAPADGYTVLYNTSSIALSPALYRKLAYDVRRDFAPVALTAVVPLVLEVNAQLPVNNVKEFIQYAKAHPGKLTYSSAGNGNVTHLAAFLFLQANGLSAVHAPYKGSAPALNDLVGGQVQFMTDTINSSLPFIRDKRLKALAVTSSARSSQLPEVPTVGEAAMPGFEVGAWQGMLVPAHTPAEVVQRLNAAVMKALASPELRASLAAQGAEPLGSTPEAYGKYLSREIERWHKVVKDSGVTLD from the coding sequence ATGCCCAACCGTAGAACCTGGCTGGCGGCCTCGCTCGCCACGCTGGCCACGCTCGGCCCCTGGACCGCCGGCGCCGCGCAGGCGGCCAGCGACTTCCCCGCCCACCCGATCCGCCTGGTCGTGCCCTTCCCCGCCGGCGGGCCGACCGACCTGGTCTCGCGCGTGATCGCGAAACAGATGAGCGAGAGCTTCGGCCAGCAGGTCATGGTCGACAACCGTCCCGGCGCCAACGGCAACATCGCCGCCGAGATGGTGGCCAAGGCCCCGGCGGACGGCTACACCGTGCTGTACAACACCTCGTCGATCGCGCTCAGCCCCGCGCTGTACCGCAAGCTCGCCTATGACGTGCGCCGCGACTTCGCCCCGGTGGCGCTGACCGCGGTGGTGCCGCTGGTGCTGGAGGTCAACGCCCAGCTGCCGGTGAACAACGTCAAGGAGTTCATCCAGTACGCCAAGGCCCATCCCGGCAAGCTGACCTACAGCTCGGCCGGCAACGGCAACGTCACCCACCTGGCCGCCTTCCTCTTCCTGCAGGCCAACGGACTCTCCGCCGTGCACGCACCCTACAAGGGCAGCGCGCCGGCGCTGAACGACCTGGTGGGCGGCCAGGTGCAGTTCATGACCGACACCATCAACTCGTCCCTGCCCTTCATCCGCGACAAGCGGCTCAAGGCCCTGGCGGTCACCAGCAGCGCGCGCAGCTCCCAGCTCCCCGAGGTGCCCACGGTAGGCGAGGCCGCGATGCCCGGCTTCGAGGTCGGTGCCTGGCAGGGCATGCTGGTGCCGGCGCACACGCCGGCCGAGGTGGTGCAGCGGCTCAATGCCGCGGTGATGAAGGCGCTGGCCTCGCCCGAACTGCGCGCCAGCCTGGCCGCGCAGGGGGCCGAGCCCCTCGGCTCGACGCCGGAAGCCTACGGCAAGTACCTGTCGCGCGAGATCGAGCGCTGGCACAAGGTGGTGAAGGACTCGGGCGTCACGCTGGACTGA
- a CDS encoding MaoC family dehydratase: MTPMQLPRLGQGFYWQDLKEGQAFQTFGRTVTETDLVNFISVTGMLEAIFIEDGYEAGAIPGRPVPAALTYTLIEGFILQTMIQGTGLAMLELQQKILAPVVVGDTIRATVTVDAIRPTSRSGRAVVDSTIEVFNQRAEKVMTYAARRLLAGR, translated from the coding sequence ATGACGCCGATGCAGCTGCCCCGGCTGGGCCAGGGCTTCTACTGGCAGGACCTGAAGGAAGGCCAGGCCTTCCAGACCTTCGGCCGCACCGTGACCGAGACCGACCTGGTCAATTTCATCTCGGTGACCGGCATGCTGGAGGCCATCTTCATCGAGGACGGCTATGAGGCCGGCGCCATCCCCGGCCGCCCGGTGCCGGCGGCGCTGACCTATACGCTGATCGAGGGCTTCATCCTGCAGACCATGATCCAGGGCACGGGCCTGGCCATGCTGGAACTGCAGCAGAAGATCCTCGCGCCGGTGGTGGTGGGCGACACCATCCGGGCCACGGTCACGGTCGACGCCATCCGCCCCACCTCGCGCAGCGGGCGCGCCGTGGTCGACTCGACCATCGAGGTCTTCAACCAGCGCGCAGAGAAGGTCATGACGTACGCGGCACGCCGGCTGCTGGCGGGCCGCTGA
- a CDS encoding CaiB/BaiF CoA transferase family protein, protein MQPLAGIRVIDLSTVVMGPYASQWLADLGAEVIKVEAPGGDSTRRTGPGAEAGMAAIFLGVNRSKKSVVLDLKQPAAQDALDRLLAGADVFLHSMRPQKLGGLGLDPAEVMARHPRLVYVSLLGFAQDGPYGGRPAYDDIIQGLSGNAALMAAQTGSTRYFPTIAADKTSGLVAALSIAAALAGRPARDGRGTLVEVPMFETMAAFNLVEHFYGRHFEPPRAPAGYPRVLAPLRRPYQSADGHVCMMPYTDAHWRDFFTAAGRPDLAADARFADIGARTRHIETLYELTGEIVRSRTTAAWLALCESLQIPVAKVNGLDELPDDPHLQATGFFSRLQDPALGTLRFPGAPVRFDGERGAVGMPPRLGEHTRAELLAAGLDAAQLEALVRSGAAVCAGAGNDNDKETT, encoded by the coding sequence ATGCAGCCACTCGCGGGCATCCGCGTGATCGATCTTTCCACCGTCGTCATGGGTCCTTACGCCAGCCAGTGGCTGGCCGACCTGGGCGCCGAAGTGATCAAGGTGGAGGCGCCCGGCGGCGATTCCACGCGCCGCACCGGTCCCGGCGCCGAGGCCGGCATGGCGGCCATCTTCCTGGGCGTCAACCGCAGCAAGAAAAGCGTGGTGCTCGACCTCAAGCAGCCCGCCGCACAGGACGCGCTCGACCGCCTGCTGGCCGGCGCCGACGTATTCCTGCACAGCATGCGCCCGCAGAAACTCGGCGGCCTGGGCCTCGATCCGGCCGAGGTCATGGCGCGCCATCCGCGCCTCGTCTATGTCAGCCTGCTCGGCTTCGCCCAGGACGGCCCCTACGGCGGTCGCCCCGCCTACGACGACATCATCCAGGGCCTGTCCGGCAACGCCGCGCTGATGGCGGCACAGACCGGCTCGACGCGCTACTTCCCCACCATCGCCGCCGACAAGACCAGCGGACTGGTGGCGGCGCTGTCGATCGCCGCCGCGCTGGCCGGGCGGCCGGCGCGCGACGGACGCGGCACCCTGGTGGAAGTGCCGATGTTCGAGACGATGGCCGCCTTCAACCTCGTCGAGCATTTCTACGGCCGGCACTTCGAGCCGCCGCGCGCCCCGGCCGGCTACCCGCGCGTGCTGGCGCCGCTGCGCCGGCCCTACCAGAGCGCGGACGGCCACGTCTGCATGATGCCGTACACCGATGCCCACTGGCGCGACTTCTTCACCGCGGCGGGCCGCCCGGACCTGGCCGCCGACGCGCGCTTCGCCGACATCGGTGCACGCACGCGGCACATCGAGACCCTGTACGAGCTTACCGGCGAGATCGTGCGCAGCCGCACCACCGCCGCCTGGCTGGCGCTGTGCGAATCGCTGCAGATCCCGGTGGCCAAGGTCAACGGGCTGGACGAACTGCCCGACGATCCGCACCTGCAGGCGACCGGTTTCTTCTCCCGCCTGCAGGATCCCGCTCTCGGCACCCTGCGCTTTCCCGGCGCGCCGGTGCGTTTCGACGGTGAGCGCGGCGCGGTCGGCATGCCGCCCCGCCTGGGCGAGCATACCCGCGCCGAGCTGCTGGCCGCCGGGCTCGACGCGGCGCAGCTCGAGGCGCTGGTACGCAGCGGCGCGGCGGTCTGCGCCGGCGCGGGCAACGACAACGACAAGGAGACGACATGA
- a CDS encoding LysR substrate-binding domain-containing protein has product MDLRQLQQFVALAETGNFHRAAERLHMAQPPLSISMRRLEEQLGTPLFVRTSRGVRLTQAGEAALDDARRALFHAGQARAAVLAAAHGERGALRVGFVGSATYALLPKLIPAFRAAHPGIELVLHESTTAAILERLERHELDAGLVRVPILNAGTFALTPLEEDVFLAAVHADSPLAQREAVALRELADEPFIMHPSADVPNLHAVTMMLCQRAGFVPRVAQEAVQVQTIVSLVESGLGVALVPSVAARYANRRVRFLPLSSPRPAGRIGIALATRPDGDERQVRRFVQVACAAVR; this is encoded by the coding sequence ATGGATCTGCGCCAACTGCAGCAGTTCGTCGCGCTGGCCGAGACCGGCAACTTCCACCGTGCCGCCGAGCGGCTGCACATGGCGCAGCCGCCCTTGTCGATCTCGATGCGCCGGCTGGAGGAACAGCTCGGCACGCCGCTGTTCGTGCGCACGTCGCGCGGCGTGCGGCTGACCCAGGCCGGCGAGGCCGCGCTGGACGATGCGCGGCGCGCGCTGTTCCACGCCGGGCAGGCGCGCGCGGCGGTGCTGGCGGCGGCGCACGGGGAGCGCGGCGCGCTGCGCGTGGGCTTCGTCGGCTCCGCCACCTATGCCTTGCTGCCCAAGCTGATTCCCGCCTTCCGCGCCGCCCACCCCGGCATCGAACTGGTGCTGCACGAGTCCACCACGGCCGCCATCCTGGAGCGGCTGGAGCGGCATGAGCTCGACGCCGGCCTGGTGCGCGTGCCCATCCTCAACGCCGGCACCTTCGCCCTGACACCGCTGGAGGAGGATGTCTTCCTGGCGGCCGTGCACGCCGACAGCCCGCTCGCGCAGCGCGAAGCGGTGGCCTTGCGCGAACTGGCGGACGAGCCCTTCATCATGCACCCCAGCGCCGACGTGCCCAACCTCCATGCGGTGACCATGATGCTGTGCCAGCGCGCCGGCTTCGTGCCGCGCGTGGCGCAGGAGGCGGTGCAGGTGCAGACCATCGTCAGCCTGGTGGAAAGCGGGCTGGGCGTGGCGCTGGTGCCGAGCGTGGCGGCACGCTATGCCAACCGGCGCGTGCGCTTCCTGCCGCTGTCGAGCCCGCGCCCGGCCGGGCGCATCGGCATCGCGCTGGCGACGCGGCCGGACGGCGACGAGCGCCAGGTCAGGCGCTTCGTGCAGGTTGCCTGCGCGGCGGTACGCTAG
- a CDS encoding helix-turn-helix transcriptional regulator gives MGELPSPDEDFHRLVDSIYESALDVTMLPEALDRFSQYTCTDHPRYVVWDKLVRVTRLGMTPHGSFSPGGNELPGALSEGEIAPAGGPGLREHADLAAGVRLYDSDEVCVLMSGARSGRQDLDEQHRHRRLTQVLPHWARAARLQQRNVELSGMAALGLASLDTLDFGVMVLQGDMRVRYCNSWAEALVRADANLALVDGKLRARADALQSVLRQLLDGAVQGRDGGASAGSWMHVTSGGQPVPLIMMPLISRQTVESAWQLPVAMLLMGNSESRSVLDTSVLSSLFGLSRKESIVAIRLAAGETLQEIAEREFLSPHTVRVHIRDILRKTGTHRQAELVRLLHLLPGVALERGGAPGLPAPRGRRGATT, from the coding sequence ATGGGTGAGCTTCCGTCGCCTGACGAGGACTTCCACCGCCTGGTGGATTCCATCTACGAGTCAGCCCTCGACGTCACCATGCTGCCCGAAGCGCTGGACCGCTTCTCGCAGTACACCTGCACCGATCACCCGCGCTACGTGGTCTGGGACAAGCTGGTGCGTGTCACGCGGCTCGGCATGACCCCGCACGGCAGTTTCTCGCCAGGCGGCAACGAACTCCCCGGCGCCTTGAGCGAAGGCGAGATCGCACCTGCCGGCGGCCCGGGCCTGCGCGAGCATGCCGACCTGGCCGCGGGCGTGCGGCTGTACGACAGCGACGAGGTGTGCGTGCTGATGAGCGGCGCGCGCTCCGGCCGCCAGGACCTGGACGAACAGCACCGCCACCGCCGCCTGACCCAGGTGCTGCCGCACTGGGCACGCGCCGCGCGCCTGCAGCAACGCAACGTCGAGCTGAGCGGCATGGCGGCGCTCGGGCTGGCCAGCCTGGACACGCTGGATTTCGGCGTGATGGTGCTGCAAGGCGATATGCGGGTGCGCTACTGCAACAGCTGGGCGGAAGCGCTGGTGCGGGCCGACGCCAACCTGGCCCTGGTGGACGGCAAGCTGCGCGCACGCGCGGATGCCCTGCAATCGGTGCTGCGCCAGCTGCTGGACGGCGCGGTGCAGGGCCGCGACGGTGGCGCCTCGGCGGGCTCCTGGATGCACGTCACCTCAGGCGGCCAGCCGGTGCCGCTGATCATGATGCCGCTGATATCGCGCCAGACCGTGGAAAGCGCCTGGCAGCTTCCGGTCGCCATGCTGCTGATGGGCAATTCCGAATCGCGCTCGGTGCTCGACACCTCGGTGCTCAGCTCGCTGTTCGGCCTGTCGCGCAAGGAGAGCATCGTCGCCATCCGCCTCGCCGCCGGCGAGACGCTGCAGGAGATTGCCGAGCGCGAATTCCTTTCGCCGCACACGGTACGCGTACACATCCGCGACATCCTGCGCAAGACCGGCACGCACCGCCAGGCAGAACTGGTGCGGCTGCTGCACCTGCTGCCCGGCGTGGCGCTGGAGCGAGGCGGCGCCCCCGGCCTGCCGGCGCCGCGCGGCCGGCGCGGCGCCACCACCTGA